Part of the Bacillus cereus group sp. RP43 genome is shown below.
CAGATCCATCTATTGCTCCGCCCATTTTTACAACAATCCCAACACCAACACCAAATAGAACTCCTCCATAAAGTACAATTAATAATTCCGAAGTCGTAATTGCTGGAAATGGTTTTAAATAAATCAATCCGAGTGTTGTAACAACATTTGCATAGGATGTACGGATGAAAAACTTCTTCCCCATTACTTTTGCAGTAAATAGTAAAATTGGGATATTAAGTCCTAAAAACACTCCATAAAGCGGTAATCCAGCAACTTTATTTGCCATAATAGCAATCGCGGTTACCCCACCGTCTACTAAGCCATTAGGCGCTAAAATAAGCTCTAGTGAACCCGCTACAATAATGGAGCCAATTGTTAATAATACGTATTCAAATACTTTTTTCATTCATTACCCCCAAAACATATATATTTTCTTAGTATTATTTTAACGTAATTTTACTACTAATTCAAAGATATCAGTTTATATACACAAAAGTTTCACCTTTACGGTGATTCTCATGTAATTTATTTAAAGCCTAATACAAGAAACACACTTACAGATTAAAAGTAAGTGTGCTTTTAACATCTACTTAAGCTTTAAATACGGCTTCATTTTTAATTTAAATATTTCCTCAACCGCTCTTTGATACCCACCAGCATTTCGAAGTGACTCTCCAACTTTACGACTATTTTCCTTAAACGTTACATCATACATTACTTTCTTTACAGTCTCACGTAACAATTCAGAAGTTAATTCTTTACGATTAAGCCTTATTCCAGCTCCTACTTCGGTCACTCGTTTCGCAACTAAAGGCTGATCTCCTGTTACCGGAATTACAACTAACGGGACACCGTAATATAGTGCTTCACTCGAACTATTCATACCACCGTGTGTCACGAATACATCAGCGTACTGTAATACTTCTAATTGCGGCACATAATTATACAACTTAAAGTTATTCGGAATGTTTTCAAATTGACTTATATTTATCTTCTTACCAACAACTAATACGACTGTCGCTTCTACATCTTTAAACGCTTCAAAACATTTTTCATATAGCTCCGGTTGTTCATTAAAAACTGTTCCCATAGAAATGAAAATCACTTTTTCATCTTTTAAATCTTCAATAGGAAAGCTGCCTACTTCTTTTCGAGTAGCAATTGATGGACCGACAAACTTATACGATTCATCGAATACATCCGAATGCGGCTGATATTCTTTGGAAGTATATACAATAGTAATATCGCCAGGATGATTCATAATATCATACAGACTATTACATTTCATTCCATACTGCCCTTTCCATCTTTCCATTCCCGCTAAACAAGATTGGTATAGTGGATTAGTTTCATCTATTTGTCTCGATTCTTGCTCATCATTAAAAGTAACGTACTGATTAAAAGCAAAAGTCGTACAAGAAGAAACACTTGGTAATTGTAAGATATTCGCTATAATACGTCCTACTGGAAAATGATTATCATATATCAAATAATCGTACTTTTCTCCTTTTGTTTCTTCTACAATTTGAGTAACAATACGCTCTGATGCTTCAATCATATGA
Proteins encoded:
- a CDS encoding macrolide family glycosyltransferase, producing the protein MANVLVINFPGEGHINPTLAVVSELIRRGETVVSYCIEDYRKKVQATGAEFRAFENFLSQINIMERVNEGGSPLTMLSHMIEASERIVTQIVEETKGEKYDYLIYDNHFPVGRIIANILQLPSVSSCTTFAFNQYVTFNDEQESRQIDETNPLYQSCLAGMERWKGQYGMKCNSLYDIMNHPGDITIVYTSKEYQPHSDVFDESYKFVGPSIATRKEVGSFPIEDLKDEKVIFISMGTVFNEQPELYEKCFEAFKDVEATVVLVVGKKINISQFENIPNNFKLYNYVPQLEVLQYADVFVTHGGMNSSSEALYYGVPLVVIPVTGDQPLVAKRVTEVGAGIRLNRKELTSELLRETVKKVMYDVTFKENSRKVGESLRNAGGYQRAVEEIFKLKMKPYLKLK